DNA sequence from the Marmota flaviventris isolate mMarFla1 chromosome 15, mMarFla1.hap1, whole genome shotgun sequence genome:
CCTCTGGGTGATCACCCATTTCCCACCACTTCTCAGTCACTACTGAAATGTGGGGATGAGAACTTCTTGCCGTTCCGTGCTCTGTCCCTGGGTCCTGCAGGGCACTGCCACTTGCCCAGCAGTGCTCAGTCTCCCCTGGGACCTCTGTGTCCTTTGGGGATTTGCCGCTGCCCTAGCAGTGTGAGGCTATTCTTGTTCTCTGGTGAGTGCCCCTCGCACAGCACTGCTCAGGCTTCTCTGTGTCCCCTGGGAGCAGGTCCTTTGCCAAGCAGTTCTGGGTCTGCTCTGTGAACTGTGGGTGAGCACCCCTCACCTAACAGTACTCAGTCTCCTCTTGTCCTCTGCTGTGTTCCCCTAACCAGGATCCTCAGTCTCTTCTGGGTTCTCTGGGTTAGCATTCCCCTCCACTTCAGTCTCCtctgggtcctgtgggtgagcacACCTCCCCTAACAGTGCTCAGTCTTCTCTGTGTCCTGTGCAGTGTTCCCCTAGCCAATCCCTCCTCACTCCCCTTGGAAACTGTGGCTGAGCACCCCTGACCTAAAAGTACTCAGTTCTCTCTAAATCCTGTCCTTAATCTCCCTTCACCCTCCATTTCTCAGGGTCCTCTGAGTCCTGTGGGTGAGTGCCCATCATCCAGCAGTGCTCAGTCTCCTCTGGGTCTTGTGGGTGTGTAACCCTCACCTAACAGTCCCTGGTGTTCTCTGGGTCCTGTGCGATATTCTCTTAGTCAACCATTTCTCAGTGGCCTCGGGCCTTGTGGGTGAGTGCCCTTCACCTAAAACTGCTTATTCTTATTCTCTTTAAGCTTGCTGCACTCATCATTGCTCAGAGTTCACTGAGCCTTGTGGGTGAACACCCTTTGCCCAGAAGTTCACAATGTCTTCTGGATATTTGGGGTGGGCGTATTTTACCCACCAGGGCTCAGTCTCCTCTAAGCTTTTGGCTTGTGGTTCATTTAGTGTCTTTATGGGTGAATCCCTTCCCTGCTAAGATTCATACACCAACTGTGGATTACCTGAGTTTCCCAGCGAAAACCACTATGGAATCTTGAAAAACTGTCCATACTGTCATTTTCCAACAACCTCAATTGGCTTTTGGTGCTCCTGTACAGTGGGGCTTCTCACCAATGCCTGAAACCACAATATAACTGTTAGTGCATCTCAATTGCAACAGCGCTGAGGACCTACTTCAGTCTCTCATGGTCCACCATCACCACACCTGTGCTCAAGTGGCTGAGCTCTTATGAATGATTTAACTTGGCCAGTATTCCTAAGGACCTTGTGGGGACCAGTGCATGAAAACCAAATTTCCAAGTATGGTCTGGATCTTCCCTGACATGTTTGGGCACACTGTTTCCAACAGAGAAGCAGCTGTCTAGGACTGTGAATCAACAGCAATTCTCCTGGAGAGGACCATGTGACCTGTGGCAAAGGACAATTTCTCCTGATCCAGTAAGACTTCCTCTGACTTGTTAAAAAGCAACACTGTCACCATCCCTGAGGTTCCTGAGAACTTGAGGTGAGGGCTACCGACAGTTTCCTAGGGCTCTGAATCTGTGCGTGAGAGGTCCTCTCCCACCAAGGCTTATCTCCTCTGACTTCTGTGAAGGACTGCCGCATCACCAAATAGGACCCAGTCTCCTCTGATTTCAGTCTGAATCTCCCTTCAACCACCATTGCTCGGTCTCCATTAGGAGTTATGAACAGGAGTGAATAAACACACCATACCCagcagggctcagtgtcctctgggtcTTCTGCAGGAGTGCCTCTGGCCAAACACTCCTCAGTCTTCTCTGGGACCTGTTCTATGTTTTCCTCACAAAAAACATTTCCTTAGTATCTTCTGTGTCCTCCAGGAGAAGATTAGTCTCCTCATAAAACTCAGTATGCTCTGGTTCTGTCCTTTATGTTTGCACACTCAAGATTGCTCAGGGTCTtctgggtcctgtgggtgagctcTCCTTGCTCAACATTGCTCAATCTCATCTGGGTCCTCTTGTTGATCACCCTTTGTTATTCTGTGCTCACTCCCTTCTGAATCTTGGTGGTGATTGCCACTGACCCTCCAGTTTTATTTCTCCAGGTCTTGAAGAAGGTGAGTGTCCTTTGCACATCAGGTCTCTGTCTCCTCTGGGTCCTTTGAGGGGGCACCATGCACCTGACAGTCCACAGTCTACTCTGTTCTGTGCTATGTCGCCCTAGCCCAAAATGCCTCAGTATCCTTTGTGTCCTCTGGGTGAGCGCCCATCACCCAGCAGTGTTCAGCTTCCTCTGAGTCCTCTGGATAAGTACACCTTGCCTAGCAGTGCTTTCTCTTGGGTCCTGACCTGAATCTCCCATCTCCTACCATTGCTCACAGTCCTCTGAGTTCTCTGGTGTACACTTACTCCCCAGCCATCACTAGTCTCCACTGAATATTGGGACTGGGTGACCTCAGCCCAATACTGCTCAGAGGACTCTGAGCCCTAGGCCTTCTGGCTCATTTGGTGAAGTCTGTGGGTGAGCTTCTCTCCTGCTACTGTTTGTACAACAACTGTGACCATATCTGAGTCTCCAAGAATACACTACTGTGAAATATTGGGGGGGCAAAAAGTTGATATTTCCTCTTTCCAACAACCTCACTGGGCCTTTGGTGCTGCCATGCACACAGGCTTGTCTCCAGGGCCTGAAACCAAAACATAATTGTTAGTGATCTCGATTCCAACAGCACTGAGGACCTGGTTCCATCACACATTGTCCACCATTACCACACCTTTGTTCAAGTGGCTTTTTTCTTATAGATAATTTAACATCCCCTTGATTTCTGAGGTCTCTGGGAACACTGGATGAACACCAAATATTTGACGATGCTCAGGATCTTCTTGGACATACCAGTGGGCATTCTCGTTTCATCAAACAAGCATCCTTCCAGGAACTGTGGATCAAGACCCAGGACAATTTCCCATCATTACAGAGGACTTCCTCCAACCTGAGAACACACACCAAGTCCCACTATCACTTGGGTAACTGAAAACTCATGGTGAGTTATAGTCTCCAAAAGGTTCCAATGTTTTGAGTCTTATGGATGAGCACCTCTCTCCCAGCAGAGCTCAGTCTCCTCTGGGTATACAGATGAGTGTCCCATCAACAACCAGAGCTCAgtattctctgtgtcctcttccagACCTCCTCCAACCATCCATTGCTTGGTCTCCTCTGGGTCCTGAGCCTGAGCCCCCCTCGCCAGTCAATGCTCAggtttctctctctgttctatcATCTGATCTCCCCTCACCCACCATTGCTCAGGTTCCTCTGAGTCCTGTGGGGGAGCACCCCTCACCCAGCCATGCTCAGTCTCCTCTGGGTCCTCTGGGTGATCACCCATTTCCCACCACTTCTCAGTCACTACTGAAATGTGGGGATGAGAACTTCTTGCCGTTCCGTGCTCTGTCCCTGGGTCCTGCAGGGCACTGCCACTTGCCCAGCAGTGCTCAGTCTCCCCTGGGACCTCTGTGTCCTTTGGGGATTTGCCGCTGCCCTAGCAGTGTGAGGCTATTCTTGTTCTCTGGTGAGTGCCCCTCGCACAGCACTGCTCAGGCTTCTCTGTGTCCCCTGGGAGCAGGTCCTTTGCCAAGCAGTTCTGGGTCTGCTCTGTGAACTGTGGGTGAGCACCCCTCACCTAACAGTACTCAGTCTCCTCTTGTCCTCTGCTGTGTTCCCCTAACCAGGATCCTCAGTCTCTTCTGGGTTCTCTGGGTTAGCATTCCCCTCCACTTCAGTCTCCtctgggtcctgtgggtgagcacACCTCCCCTAACAGTGCTCAGTCTTCTCTGTGTCCTGTGCAGTGTTCCCCTAGCCAATCCCTCCTCACTCCCCTTGGAAACTGTGGCTGAGCACCCCTGACCTAAAAGTACTCAGTTCTCTCTAAATCCTGTCCTTAATCTCCCTTCACCCTCCATTTCTCAGGGTCCTCTGAGTCCTGTGGGTGAGTGCCCATCATACAGTAGTGCTCAGTCTCCTCTGGGTCTTGTGGGTGAGCACCTCTCCCCTAACAGTCCCTGGTGTTCTCTGGGTCCTGTGCGATATTTTCTTAGCCAACCATTTCTCAGTGGCCTAGGGCCTTGTGGGTGAGTGCCCTTCACCTAAAACTGCTTATTCTTATTCTCTTTAAGCTTGCTGCACTCATCATTGCTCAGAGTTCTCTGAGCCTTGTGGGTGAACACCCTTTGCCCAGAAGTTCACAATGTCTTCTGGATATTTGGGGTGGGCGCATTTTACCCACCAGGGCTCAGTCTCCTCTAAGCTTTTGGCTTGTGGTTCATTTAGTGTCTTTGTGGGTGAATCACTTCCCTGCTAAGATTCATACACCAACTGTGGATTACCTGAGTTTCCCAGCGAAAACCACCATGGAATCTTGAAAAAGTGTCCATACTCTCATTTTCTCACAACCTCAATTGGCCTTTGGGTGCTACCTTACAGAGTGGTTTCTCACCAATGCCTGAAACCACAATATAACTGTTAGTGCATCTCAATTGCAACAGTGCTGAGGACCTACTTCAGTCACTCATGGTCCAACATTACCACACCTGTGTTCAAGTGTCTGACTCTTATGAATGATTTAACCTGGCCAGTATTCCTAAGGTCCCAGTGCATGAAAACCAAATTTCTTAGTATGGTCTGGATCTTCCCTGACGTGCCACTGGGATCACTCTTTTCACCAGAGAAGCAGCTGTCTAGGACTGTGGATCAAAAGCAATTCGGCTTGAGAGGACCATGTGACCTGTGGCCAAGGACAATTCCTCCTCATCAAGGAGGACTTCCTCCGACCTGTGAAAAAACAACATTGTGCACCATCCCTGAGGTGCCTAAGAACTTGAGGTGAGGGCTACTCTCTGACAGTTTCCCAGCGCTCTCAAATCTGTGGGTGAGTGCTCTTCTCCCACCAGGACTCATCTGCTAAGTTCTGTGAAGGACTGCCACATCACCAAACAGGGCTTCGTCTTCTCTGAGTTAACTCTGAATCTCCCCTCAACCACCATTGCTTGGTCTCCTCTATGAACGCACTTTACCCCAGCTGTCTCAGTCTCCTCTGAGTATTCTGGGGGAGCGCTACTTGCCAAACACTCTTCAGTCTTCTCTGAGACCTGTGCTATGTTCTCCTCTCAAAACATTCCTCAGTCTCTTCTGTGTCCTCCAGGAGAGGGCTACTCTCCTCGTAAAACTCAGTATGCTCTGGGTCCTGTTCTTTATGTTTGCACATTCACCATTGCTCAGGTTCTTCTGGGTCCTGTTGGAGAGCCCCCCTTGTCCATCATTCTTCAGTCTCATCTGGGTCCTCTTGTTGAGAACCCATTGTTCTCCTGTGCTCCGTCTCTCCTGAGTTTGGTGGTGAGTGCCCCTGGCCCTCTAGTGCTATTTCTCCAGATCTTGCAGGTGAGTGTTCCTTGCACATAAGGTCTCTGTCtcctcagggtcctgtgggtTTGTGCCATCCAGCTGACAGGGCACAGTCTACTCTGGGTTCTGTTCTATGTAGCACTAGCCAAAAATGCCTCAGTGCCCTCTTTGTCCTCTGGGTGAGCACCCATCACCCAGCAGTGCCAAGCCTCCTCGTGGTCTTCTGGATGAGCACACCTCACCTAGCACTGCTCTGTCTTCTTGGGTTACGTCCTAAATCTCCTGTCACCCACCATTGCTAGGGTCCTCTGAGTTCTGTGATGTGTGCCCACTGCCCAGCCATCAATAGACTCCACTGAGTACTGGGATAGGGTTCCTTGAGCCCAACACTGCTCAGTGACCTCTGAGCATATCTAAGTGTCCAAGAATACACTACTGTAGAATCTTGGTAAAATGTTGACACTTCCTCTTTCCAGCCACCTCACTTTGATGCTGCCATGCACACAGGCTTTTTTCCATGACTTGAAACCACAAGATAATTGTTAGTGGATCTCCATTCTAACAGTACTGAGGACCTGGGTCAATCCCGCATTGTCCACCATTACCACACCTTTGCTCTAGTGGCTGTGTCCTTATGGATAATTTAATGTGCCCATGATTTCTGAGGTCTCTGGGAACACTGGATGAAAACCAAATATCTAACTAAGCTAAGGATCTCCCTGGACATGCAAGTGGACACACTCTTTTCACCAGAGAAGCAGCTGTCTAGGAATATGAATCAAAAGCAACTTTCCTGGAGAGGACCATGTGACTTGTGGCCAAGGAGAATTTCTCCGCATCAGGGAGGTCCTCATCTGACCAGTGACCAAGCAACACTGTCTAGGTACCTAAGAACTTGAGGGTTACTCTCCGACAGTTTCCCAGGGTTTTGAGTCTATAGGTGAGCCCCCATTGCCCACCACTGCTCTATCTCATCTGGGTCCTCTTGTTGAGCACTCCTTATTCTCCTGTGCTCACTCTCACCTGAATCTTGGTGGTGAGTGCCACTGGCCCTCCAGTACTATTTCTCCAGGTCTTGTAGGTGAGTGCCCCTTGCACATCAGATCTCTGTCTCCTCAGGGTGCTGTGGGTGAGCACCATCCAGATGACAGTACACAGTCTACTCTGGGTTCTGTGCTATGTAGCCCCAGCCAAAAAATGCCTCAGTATCCTTTTTGTCCTCTGGGTGAGTGCCCATCAACCAGCAGTGCTTATCCTCCTCTGGGTCCTCTGGGTAAGCACACCTCGCCTACCACTACTAAGTCTTCTCTGGGTCTCATCCTTAATTTCCCATCACCCACCATTCCTCAGGGTCTTCTGAGTTCTGTGATGTGTACCCACTGCCCAGCCATCATCCATCTTCACTGTGTACTGGGGCTGGGTGCCCTCAGCCCAACACTGCACAGTGGCTTCTGAGCTTTAGTTCATCTGGCTCATTTGGTGAAATCTGTGGGTGAGCCCCTCTCCCGCTACTGTTGGTACACCCACTGTGGATATATCTGAGTGTCTAACAATGGAGTAATATGGAATCAAGGTGAAATATTGACACTTCCTCTTTCCAACCTTTTTGCTGGGCCTTTGGTGTTACCATGCCCACAGGCTTCTCTCCAGGGCCTGTAACCACAAGATAGTTGTTAGTGGATCTCCATTCCAACATGAGGATGTGGTTCGATCACACATTGTCCACCGCTACCACACCTTTGCTCAAGTGGCTGTTTTCTTATGGATAATTTAATGTACCCATGATTTCTGAGGTCTCCGGGAACATTGGATAAAAACCAAATATCCAACTAAGCACTAGGCCATTTGCTCATTTGGTGAAGTCTGGGGGTGAGCTTCTTTCTCCCTATGGTTAGTACACCCAGTGTGGCCATATCTGTGTCTCCAAGAATACACTactgtggaatcttggcaaaaTGTTGACACTTCCTCTTTACAACCACCTTGCTGGGCCTTTGGTGCTGCCATGTACACAGGCTTCTCTGCAGGACATAAAACCACAAGATACTTGTTAGTGGATGTCCATTTCAACAGCACTGAGGATAACATCATGCATTATCCACCATTAGCACACCTTAACTCAAGTGGCTGTGTTCTTATGGATAATTTAACATGCCCATGATTTCTGAGGTCTCTGAGAACTCTGGATGAAAACCAAATATCCAACTATGCTCAGGATCTTCCTGGACAAGCCACATAGAACTCTGGTTTCACTGGACAAGCAACCTTCAGGACCTGGGAATCAGGCCCAGGACAATTTCTCATCATTATGGGGGACACCCTCCAACCTGGAACACATACCACTGTCCCACCATCACTTGGGTAACTGAAAACTTGAGGTGAGTGATAGTCTCTAAAGGGATCCTAGGGTTTGAggcctgtgggtgagcgcccctctcccagcagaGCTCAGTCTCCTCTGGGTATAAGGATGAGTATCCCATCAACAACCAGTGCTCAgtgttctctgtgtcctcttccagACCTCCTCCCACCATCCATTGCTCAGTCTCCTCTGGGTCCTGTGCCTGAGTGCCCCTCCCCAGTCAGTGCTCAGTGTTCTGTTGCTCAGGGTCCTCTCCTCTGAGTCCTGTGGGTGAGCgtccctcacccagcagtgctctgTCTCCCCAGGGACCTCTGTGTGCCCTTTGGGGTTTTACTGCTGACCCAGCAATGCTCAGGCTTCTCTGTGTCCCCTGAGCGCGTGCCCTTTGTCAAGAAGTTCTGGACACAAGATGGCTGCGCCCAGCGAAGTAGAGGCCGCGCTGGGGGTTTGCTGAGGCCGGCTCCCTCTCCATTCCCTCTTTGGCATCCAGCGCCGCGAGCGGGAGGACGGGGGCCGGGCGGGGACAGGGGCACCTGCGTAGCTGGACCGCTACACCGCGCCCAGCCAGCGCCACCCCCACGGCCAGGTCCAACCCGATCCCATCCCATCCCCATCGGTTCCCTGTCTCCTCCCTGTCTGACCCACTGCCTGGTGGTGGTACACCACACCAGGCCTCCAAAGCTGAGGTCTCTCCTCCAGACTGTGCTCACCTTCACTTCAGAGATGTTTGGCTTCTTCCCTCCCAACCAGCCCGCCTTCAAAACCAGGATTCTTGGAGCAGCATCTGGCCCCCTTTCCCTATATTAAGACCCCCTTCTCTCTAGCCCACTTTTTCCTTAGATTTTCATTCCCCCTGAGTTGGAGACTGTTCACTTCCCTTCCAAATTAATTACTGATCACCCAAAATATTGACAACCTTGACAGCGCCCTCAACTGAGGAGCCAGCTTTCTTTTGGACTGACCTCCATATCCCTATCATGGAGGCTGTGTATCTGGTAGTGAATTTGGTGGGCCTGGTGCTGGACGTGCTGACCTTGGTGTTGGATCTCAACTTCTTGCTGGCATCCTCCCTCCTggcttccctggcctggctcctggccTTCATCTACAACCTGCCGCACACAGTACTGACTAGTCTTCTGCACTTGGGCCAAGGTGTCCTGCTTTCGCTGCTGGCCTTCATGGAAGCCTTGGTCCCGTTCACCTTTGGGGGCTTGCGGGCCTTGCGTACTGTGCTGTATAGCTGCTGCTCTGGCCTTAAGAGCCTGAAACTCCTGGGGCACCTGGCATCTCATGGGAAACTACGGAGCCGGGAAATACTTCACAGGGGTATCCTCAATGTGGTCTCCAATGGCCATTCTTTGCTGTGCCAGGCCTGTGACATCTGTACTATTGCTATGAGCCTGGTGGCCTATGTGATCAACAACCTGGTCAACATCTGCCTCATTGGCACTCAGAACCTCTTCTCTCTGGTGCTGGCCCTCTGGGATATAGTTACGGGCCCTCTGTGGAGGATGATGGGTGTGGTGGCTGCCTTCCTGACCCATATTTCCAGCAGTGCTGTGGCCATGGCCATCCTCCTTTGGACCCTCTGCCAACTAGTATTGGAACTGCTGGCCTCAGCTGCCCGACTCCTGGCCAGCTTTGTACTTGTCAATCTCACTGGCCTGGTGTTACTGGCTTGTGTGCTGGCAGTGACAGTGACTGTGTTGCACCCAGACTTCACCCTGAGACTGGCCACCCGAGCACTCAGTCAGCTTCATAACCGGCCATCCTACCGTCGACTGCGAGAGGACGTTGTGAGGCTGACTCGCCTAGCCCTGGGCTTGGAGGCCTGGCGCCAAGTGTGGAGGAGCAGCCTAAGGCTGGTGAGCTGGCCATACCGGGGAGGGGCACCAGGGGCCCCTCAGGGTGGCCCCAGGAGGGTATTCTCAACCAGGATCCAGGAACAGGACACACTTCCTGAAGCAGGGCCCAGGTCAGAGGCTGAAGAGGAGGAGGTCAGTACCATAAGAGTGGCACCTGCCCGGGGCCGGGAGAGGCTCAATGAGGAAGAATCTACAGCTGGGCAAGACCCGTGGAAGTTGCTAAAGGAGCAAGAGGAGCGGAAGAAGTGCGTCATCTGCCAGGACCAGAGAAAGACTGTGCTGCTTCTGCCCTGCAGGCACCTGTGCTTGTGCCAGGCCTGCACTGAAATCCTGATGCGCCACCCCGTCTACCACCGCAACTGCCCGCTTTGCTGCCGGGGTATCCTGAAGACCCTCAATGTCTACCTCTGAAGACTCCCTCCCTGCCTGTCTACTCTCCATGCTCCACACAGGCACCTGCTCTGGGACAGAAATAACATCTCACTGCTGGGTCCTGGCCTGAAATCCTCTGCCCTTTGGTTGTCCTGCTAAGCCTCAAGCCATACATCCAGAACATGGAGATGGGACACTCTGGAAGTCTTTGATCTGGGGGGGGCAGGGCAACATAGCTTCTCTGTACCCAATTGGGTCCCTTTGATGCTGAGGGTGGTGAGTATGTCACTGTGCAAAGGTTCTGAGACTGTGTGCTGTGGGTTCTCCTCCAGCCTGCCCAGGCGCACCCACATACTAGCCTCTGGGGCTACCTGTCTCTGCTTCTGGTTTTCCTGTTGGAGATTTGTAGGTactcccctgcctccttcccactTTTCCCCCAGCTTCTGCAGCACAACACATCAGTGTCACTTGGATATTTTGGCAACTCAGGGGCCTTGGAATGATCTTGAACCTTTGTGTTCATCCAGAGCCCCTGTGCCCTGGTAGGTTTGGGGGTGGAATCTCTCAGGTGCCCTTAGAGCCACTTCTGCCTGTCATGATCGGAAGAGGCTCTCTCCCAACCCAATACAAAAGCTGGGATCAATTTACCTCTGGGAGGGGTGTGCATCTACGCCTGATCTGGGGACCATGTAACCTCAGGCATCCCAGCTCCACAGGGAGCCTCAGGAGGGATAACCAGATTTCTACTCACTCCCCTTTTATTCCTCACTTTACATAGAAAAATGGCATTCCTCTTTGTCTCTCCCTGACATTAGGGAGATCAACTGTGCACATTTCACTAGGGTCCAATCAGAAGGGGCCAGGGCTTAGGGGCATGCAGCTCCCTGAGGGGTCTGTTGCTCAGTTTCCAATGAATGAAGTTCTCTTggcagctcaaaaaaaaaaaaaagttcttggtCTGCTCTGCGATCTATGGGTGAGTGCTCCTCACTTAACAGTACTCAGTCTCCCCTTGTCCTCTGTCATGTTCCACTAGCCAAGGTTCCTCAGGCTCCTCTGGGTTCTCTGGGTTAGCATTCCCAGCCCATAAATGCTCAGTATCCTCTGGCTCTTGTGATTAAGCACCCCTCACCTAACAGTCCGCAGTCTTCCATGTGTCCTGTGCTGTGTTCCCCTAGCCAATCCTTCCTCAGTCTTCTTGGAATTTTTGTCTGAGCACCTCTCACCTGAAAGTACTCAGACCTCTCTGAATCCTATCTTAATCTCCCCTCACCCACCATTGCTCAGGGCCCTCTGAGTCCTGTAGGTGAgtgcccctcacccagcagtgctcagtTTCCTTTGGGTCTTGTGGGTGATTGCCCTTTGCCTAAGAGTGCTTATTCTTCTGTGGGTCCTCTCTTTAAGCTCACCGCACTCACCTCTGCTCAGCATCCTCTGAGCCTTGTGGGTGTGAGCATCCCTTGCACAAATTCTCAATGTCTTCTGGATGTTTGGGGTGGGCGCATTTTAACCACCAGGGCTCAGTCTCCCCTGAGCTCTTGGCCTCTTGGTTCATTTAGTGACCTTTTGGGTAAATCCCTTCCCTGATGAGATTCATATGCCAACTGTGGCCCACCTGAGTTTCACTGCGAACATAAAGGTGGAATCTTGGAGAATTGTCCATACTGTCTCTTTCCCACAACCTTGCTTGGCCATTGGTGCTACTGTACAGAGGGCTTCTCTCTGATTCCTGAACCCACAAAGTATCTGTTAGTGCATCTCAA
Encoded proteins:
- the LOC139702042 gene encoding E3 ubiquitin-protein ligase RNF26-like; this translates as MEAVYLVVNLVGLVLDVLTLVLDLNFLLASSLLASLAWLLAFIYNLPHTVLTSLLHLGQGVLLSLLAFMEALVPFTFGGLRALRTVLYSCCSGLKSLKLLGHLASHGKLRSREILHRGILNVVSNGHSLLCQACDICTIAMSLVAYVINNLVNICLIGTQNLFSLVLALWDIVTGPLWRMMGVVAAFLTHISSSAVAMAILLWTLCQLVLELLASAARLLASFVLVNLTGLVLLACVLAVTVTVLHPDFTLRLATRALSQLHNRPSYRRLREDVVRLTRLALGLEAWRQVWRSSLRLVSWPYRGGAPGAPQGGPRRVFSTRIQEQDTLPEAGPRSEAEEEEVSTIRVAPARGRERLNEEESTAGQDPWKLLKEQEERKKCVICQDQRKTVLLLPCRHLCLCQACTEILMRHPVYHRNCPLCCRGILKTLNVYL